ACGGTAAATACGTCAGGTAAGGAGTAATCCAAGCAGATCCAACCTTTCGCACTGTTCGTTGTCATCTACTGACCAAACTAGTAATTTGAATGTGTAAATCCAAATCTTTATAATAATCATGAACCACGTTATATGAAGCATGTATTATCCATAAAATATATACGAAACAGAAATTCCAAATTACATTTCACAATGTGAGTACTGAGTAGCCATTTATCAAGAATACATGTCACGCAAACAATTTATACTATCATTCCCCATTCTTTTTGTGGGGAATAAGTAAGCATGTCAGAGTCATAAATCCTTTACACAAGCAATCATAATAATgatgattattaattaattaggaaTATACAGTTGATAATTCACTGAGATGGATCATCCTTCGTAGAAATTAAACTGCATGTTCTCCGAGGGTTTCCAATGACGCTTTCTTTGATTAATAAACCAATTGTTAATTTGCTTCTGATCTAGCCCGGTCGACTTCGCCAGTGCAACCTTATCAGCTTCCTAAGTCATATACAACACCACCACACATTAACATGCAAGATTCAAGGTCTTGTGGAGAAACTAGAAGCATGCATATGTTTAATTAacggtgaaaactcaggtgcagtcgacttcacgtgaagttgagaGTTAAGAGTCGTTACATggtcgactgcacctgaattttcaccttaattaattatatatttaccgTTGGATAGGGCCATTTGTAGTGTATGTTCCACCACTGAAGGAGAGTTTGCCTAGCGTCTTTGGGTAGCTTgcccctttttttcttctttgagaACTCAAATTTCAAAGAACTAATGTGACTACCAAACTTGCGTAACAGCTTATCCTTAAGATCACGATCTTCAACCCGTGATTGTGATTGTGATTGCCCATCTTGAATATCAGcatctccaccaccaccaccacttaaaTATTCCTCGGATGATGCACCCCCATCATCATCTAAACAGTGTTATATGAGAATGGCAATTTCAATTATTGCTCTTGCTAACAGAAGAACATGAAAAAGGAACCATACATTTGTCTTGATATATTTGAAATCAATATATACATTAATAATAGTAGATAGAGTAGATTAGTATTATTTTCTCTAGTGTTGTGTAGCGAGGGGAAGAGACAAGGGTTTGGAGAGAGCAAAGCACACCTAGGTTGGGAAAGTAAAGGCACCACCCTCAGTCTCAGTCCTCCTCAGTGCCAGGTTCCATCCATTGTCAGATTCTGAAGCTGTTCACCCCCCAACCACACCCACTCGATCTAATTTTGACAGTGACGTAAATGTAACAGTACGGATAAACTATGAACAAAAATAACACGGGTCCTTGCATCCACCAATCCATTCACCAGGACCCCTCCACGCATAAACCTTTTCCATTTTCGTGCTTCAGTCAACAACAGCAAATTTTACAGGTGTCCTTTTTCATTGCATCCAACAAGAATCAATGTAAAAGCTAAGGTAACCATAATTTTGAAGTGTTCCCTTAAGAATTTACTACTAAGTGTAGAAAGTTTTCTGATTAAGTATTACTcatttagaatttcacaaatatcaATCAAGTATCATTCTTGTTTATAGTACAATACAATTGGAAATAAGAATTCATCGTCACTCTAATCTCATGGTTCTAAATGAATGTTCAAAGAATTAACTACTCCGATATACTACTAGTAGAAGAGGAAAGACAGGTTAATTGGTGATCATATATCAAAGAATTAACTGTCAAATTAACCCCAAAAGATAACATGTTCTTTAAATTCATcctttaaatattttatcaattaaattgatcattcaaaaattataaattaataatatatgctGTCAATCAACATTACATGTCATcaattattgatttaaaattctaatgAAATAACGAAAGGAATTAATTTGTAATATTTAAAAGACTAATTTGATTCATAAAacctttaaatttaaaaacaacTCACTTTTTCATGACTAATTTATGCATTAATCCTATGTCAAAAGATGATACCCTTCATTTCTAGTCTTAACTCTTAATCAACAGTTAAAGAATttgaattttctaaattttgaattttacatgagaatataaactataaagtaTAATATttcaccatttattttatagatgGAACCAAGTGACCGATCACACTTTATCCTCtcaagtaaaaattcaaaatttagaagatccAAATTCGAGTGTGTTTGGCTTAGCATTtggagcttcaaactcatgtttagttttttttttttttgaaaatttcacttttgattggttgtttttcttttctcctctAATCTAACCTATGTTTCACCTAAAGATAGAAATTCATGTTTTTGCGttcactttttttttagttaaaccataataataagtttattttttatttatcaattttgtCCTTCATTGTTCTTACaatgaattttattgttttttcttattataattttttcattaataCTCTCTcatacatattattttttatagaatttttattattttttgttaatataaattttcttttttggccgttcttgttatttttttccagtggaacttttttttattttatattatgattatattaatcccattagaaagatcaaattaaataaaaaaaaactaatataaaaattatattagaatcTTTAATAGTGAAAATTTCTAGTTAAAAAAAAGCTAAAGAGTACAGAAAGTACTGGAAATGAacattagaatttatttaaatatctaaaataaaataataagataatataaaataattatttaaatttatgtatttttcaataattttcatttttaagaGTGATTTTGAGTAAGAAAAAGTTTAGAGgccagtatttttattaaaatttgaccaacacttaaccagcaaaaaaactaaaaaagtgagtaatctcacaccattaaatgtAATCACATACCATTAAAAACACTAATGATAGATAATTGATTGTTACAAATTGCAAAACAGCCCTTTAACACTCCTATTTGAGTAATATAATCCAAACAGTTAGTTTACTACAATTCACTGTGTCAAAACTTAACTGcaatcaacttcacgtgaagttaataacttaagagccgttagatgaaaatttagtaaaatcatTTAACTGATCTCAACTATCAGCTTCACGTGACTACAGCTTAGTTTTCGCCctcattttatataaaaattgagggACAAAAACCACCTTAACACCAactcattttttaattaaaattaatcccATTTACAAACTTTAACCCAAATACACATAACTGTCAAACAATAACTGACTGCGAATTTGACCAAACCTCATGTACCTCTGACAAATAACTTCCAGAGTctttaacccaaaaaaaaaaatgaaaaagcatCTATGTACTGACTTTTGTATtaaaagagataataaaaagtaaaataacgCAAAAACGTTTCTACAATTATAGAGTGTCTATGGGGAAGGTCTAAAATGGGGTATACCTGATTGTATAATGGCTAATACCGTTTCTACAATTACAGAAAAACAGCGGGTGTGCACGTGAAATGCGAGAGCTGTAATTCCAAAACCACCCGCTGCCAGCCTCGGATTTTATGTTTCTCTCATTTCTGTTTTTTTATACccaattggaattaattaacctttttttatttcttcctaAAACTGCCCAATTTTAGATAGATACTGCTGCATCTGCATGTCactttttcctatcatatttaTATAAACTACTTTATTTGTGCACAATaatcaaatctttctttttcaaCGCAACAAAAATGTTATAATGTACCTTACTGTAATACAGAAAATATATTGCACAGCACAAAAATAGCTTAAGTAACGTGCAAATTATATTCCATGAAAGTTAGCGTATTTTGTAGTAGCTAAATGAGAACATCTAGAACTAGAATAAAGAATGTTCAAATTCACAGAGCATGCATGACCAGATAAGTTTTGAAGGTTCAAAATCACAAAGTACGCATGACTGAAACAGATAACTTTAATCACTTTATACTTCTCTAGTCGAGATGGAGATAGACATCGAGTACAATGGAGTACAGCACATAACTATTTATATTATCTTTGTCTCTCTATCACTGTAAATGTATTCCTTCGCTTGAATAAGAACTGGTAAAGATCAACAAAGGATACTTATCCACAAAACAAAAGCATACCAACAAACTAAGCCAACATTTCAAGGTACATAACAGTTACTGTTTATCAATCCACACATAGCAAATGCCTCGCTAATACTAAATACCTCATGAAATTTTTGTAGAAACACAAAACTCGGTATAGCATTATTGTGTAGAACATATAGTACAACGAAACTTGAAATGCAACCAAGACTTTCAAACATAAACACAATGGGATATAGTTGTCTAGTTGCCAACTATAACCCAACCTCACCATCATTAACATCGActgaatataattaaactattatatattaattagcaCAATCTATAGTATGTCAGCTATTAGTGAGTAAACTGGAATGAATTTTCGGTCAAAAATATATGATACTCAAAGTGCATAAACCAATCATTAATTCAACAAAACACAAAGTATATCAAATCTACTTctgtttgaataaaaataagcgATTTATTATAggttaaaaataatacaaaccTAATCAACATGCACTAGCAAGAATGTACAGATGAGAgtataataaataagaaattCTTAAATTTGGTTGTTTTGAGTGTAAGAACGCTAAACATGCTGTAAAATGCAAAATCTTACACTGTTTTGCAGAATGACATCAGCCCCTTAATAGAAAATCCCAAGAAACGTTTTTATATTGTCCCATAAATTGAGCTCATTGTAACTCGcacaataataaaagaatgatgagaacaaacacCATAATACTCAGTCAGATCATTTATGTCCATCAAATTTAAATCCAAAAGCAGCAGATTGAAAGCTTGTAGCAATATCATAATAGATAAGTGATGTGTATTAACTGCCCTAagctaataaataataaactctAATCTCTACTTGTAATTTGTAAAACAATGTCAAGTGCCAAATAACAGCAAAAAcacctttttttttatgaattgcACTagtttaaaatagtaaaaaatttccATAACAAAGTAGCCACAGCAAAAACAAAGgaagtaaaaataaagaaaacaacaTAATCACAagtgaaagaaattaaaaatcatatataaatcATATTTAATTGACGCCTAATAAGTTATATTATGCTTGGCATAAATCATGGCCAGATAATTAAACAagctaataattaaatattttgaagGACATACAGTGCCAAACGTATGTGAAGATGAAAGCCATTTATGATGATCGGGAGTTTTGAAAACATGGTATATTCATTGGTTAGTGAGAGGTGTATATCTCAGCTACAACAATAACGAAACTGAAAAGTCATTTGCAAAGTCCGTTGTTCCAGAAATTCATTTCACCACTTGCAGGAAGCAAAAAAGAAGATGTGATCGGGATCATAAAGACTGAGAATTCAATATAAGTCCAACGAGCCTACCTATTAATTCAAGACTACATCAAGGGCCCATGTAACAATGAAAGGACttgtataaatataaaaataaaaaaataaagctaATAAAGATCTAAACATTGTTGACCTGCCATGAATGACCAAAAAGTtaaaacttttcttttaaaactCGGAAGGAACCAAGGTAGTTACTGTCTCGCAGTGAAATTAATCACATACACATAAGGGGATTTTAAAGTTACAACGCATTAACTGCACAAGGAAATATCTCCTCTGCgagtgtgtgtgtgagagagagagcgggagaaggaggagagagatGATTGCTGGTTAACAAGGTTGATTAGGGTTTTTCCCTTATTAAAGTCTAAAAAAGCTGCGGCCTGCGTGTCTAGTGATACTAGATTACTAGTACAACTTAGCATTTATTAGCTGGAATGAGCAACAGATTCCGCAGATTTATTAATCTGCGGCTACTTAATTATATGTGAAGGTCTTGGTAAATCTAAGGAAGAAAACCATGGATTATGGTTAATTAAACCCTCCGAATGTATATTATAAAcaccattttaattaattagttttccacataaaatgagagagagagagagagagtaattGGTGCACAGATATCAACGATGGTGCAGCAAGAAGGCTGAAAGAGAAAATAGGAGAGGGGGGAGTACTGGGAGTGGGAGTGGGAGTGAAATAGAAGAGCTAATAGTAGGTAGGGTGATAAAGACTGACCGGAAAGTGATGCTGGAGCGGAAGCACCTGTGCAGCAGAGATTGCTGAGCTGCGTTTCGATCTTGTTGAGGAAGCTGCTCGCTTCCTCGAAAGGCCGAGTCAGATCGCACTTATACTTCACCAGCATGTCACAGTATGTTTCCTACAACCACCCCGAGGGGGAAAAAAATAAATCCtcaattaaaaaacaaataaacaagcatgTGAATTTGAAGAAATAGGGAAAATAATATGGAAGAGGGAGGGAGTGTGGGGGGACCATGAACTCGTCGAGCTCGGGATCGGCTCCTATGCACGTGGAATTCACGTCCCCCTTGCAAAGGTCGTTTTCTCGCTGTATCTCCTCTAACAAACTTGCTATCTCTGGAGGCGCTCCCACCTGAAACCCCAACGGACTTCTTTTCATAACCGTCAACCATATTaactaattcaaaaataaaaatagaaacagaAAACTGAAACTCAACTATTTCGAGTTAGTTACGAAATAGAAACGGTTACAATCAGTTACCTTCTGGCAATCGATGTAGGCTTGGAGGAGGCGAGGGTAGTAAGGGTGAGAAGCGATTTTGGCCTTCATGTGAGAGGAAGAAGCGGCGTCGTGGGAGTGGTGACGCTGAAGGATTTCGGGAACGACGATGTTGGAAGAGGGTTCCGCTTCTGTGATGGCCGTTACGCCGGAGGCTGCAGCCGAGAGAAGCTCGTCGGATCCGAACATAGGAATCCGAGCGCCGGTGGACATCAGGAAGCTGTGGTACTCAACCGGGAATATTAGGTTGTCCGGTGTCAACGGCGCCCTGTCTGAGTACACCGTCGTCGACGACGGCGGGACTCCGTACATTTCGTCCTCCATGGACAGAAGCAGCCGCGGCGTTTCGTGTCTGATTGTTCCGGTGTTTAGCGTTTAAGCTTGTTTGCTCCTTGAGTTGTAGCAATATGATAATTGATAAGCGAGTAGTAAGTGAGGAGTGTGAGTAAGTGGCTTTTTATGGTTATTAAGGCAACTAAAAAGGAGAACAAtttcaaagatttttttttataatcaaattttttatggtaCAAGTAGTATGAGAGTAGGGACGCAAAGATgcctaattaatattttttttaacaatcaCAATGAAtcataaattagagaaaaaacttcttttaatattgattaatTATGTGTATTGTATTAAATTGGAAGACGccgcaattttacttttttaaatttcttaaaaatagaaaatagaataaaatgttTGCTGGGgagtttgatattttttttccttgggAAAACAAAGTTGCTGAAATATGCAAATCAAAGaccagaataataaaaaataaaataaaaaataaaaaaagatgagaGCTTACATTAGAGAGAGAACAGAATCACAGACACAGTATGTGGATCAGCTCAGCTCAGATCAATGTCCATGTCTACACAGTC
The genomic region above belongs to Arachis duranensis cultivar V14167 chromosome 3, aradu.V14167.gnm2.J7QH, whole genome shotgun sequence and contains:
- the LOC107481351 gene encoding homeobox protein knotted-1-like 2, which codes for MEDEMYGVPPSSTTVYSDRAPLTPDNLIFPVEYHSFLMSTGARIPMFGSDELLSAAASGVTAITEAEPSSNIVVPEILQRHHSHDAASSSHMKAKIASHPYYPRLLQAYIDCQKVGAPPEIASLLEEIQRENDLCKGDVNSTCIGADPELDEFMETYCDMLVKYKCDLTRPFEEASSFLNKIETQLSNLCCTGASAPASLSDDDGGASSEEYLSGGGGGDADIQDGQSQSQSRVEDRDLKDKLLRKFGSHISSLKFEFSKKKKRGKLPKDARQTLLQWWNIHYKWPYPTEADKVALAKSTGLDQKQINNWFINQRKRHWKPSENMQFNFYEG